A genomic region of Acidobacteriota bacterium contains the following coding sequences:
- a CDS encoding tetratricopeptide repeat protein, translating to MRRAAAAPALFAVFWALRTRNFALGDSAHLIQAVTYFGIRFGYRATYNEPLEILTHTVLFRFAHDLFGASVETVYAAASCAAGVAVVMILARLFVRGAVPRERALAGLVPTLSAGVFAIYFGSVEHYCLVGLLMIAAIAATHRYLARGGSILPAALAAGGAVSFHVLGGWLLPPLFAAPFLGSRRQRRTRDLLVAAAGVGLPVLATIALLTALGVPLASIRDTHLGRMKFVFLLDPTYRYFQFSMFSAAHLEAAVNELLLTSFPGLAAIAYLALAHPRAVRLRGDRFALFLAALAVSFQVFALTWNPDLGPANDWDLFAVVGYGYALLGGWLLARSSVPWPALRYAVVPIAAVGLLVSASFVVWNHSTAVEVDSGHARAHLLAGNDAVRRGDLASAAEHYSEAVRLDPGNAIAHRNLGETLRRLGRREEAIRELRQSLRLDPAGPFAAKARRSLEALGAAPP from the coding sequence TTCGGCATCCGGTTCGGCTACCGGGCGACCTACAACGAGCCTCTCGAGATCCTCACCCACACGGTCCTCTTCCGTTTTGCGCACGATCTCTTCGGCGCTTCGGTGGAGACGGTGTACGCCGCGGCGAGCTGCGCGGCGGGTGTCGCCGTCGTGATGATCCTCGCCCGCCTCTTCGTCCGCGGAGCGGTTCCGCGCGAGCGGGCGCTGGCGGGACTCGTTCCGACGCTCAGCGCCGGCGTGTTCGCGATCTACTTCGGCAGCGTCGAGCACTACTGCCTCGTCGGCCTGCTGATGATCGCGGCGATCGCCGCCACGCACCGCTACCTGGCCCGCGGGGGCTCGATACTTCCCGCGGCGCTGGCGGCCGGCGGAGCGGTTTCCTTTCACGTCCTCGGCGGCTGGCTCCTGCCCCCGCTCTTCGCGGCGCCGTTCCTCGGATCCCGCCGGCAGCGCCGGACGCGCGATCTCCTGGTGGCAGCGGCCGGGGTCGGCCTGCCGGTTCTCGCCACGATCGCGCTCCTCACCGCGCTCGGCGTGCCCCTCGCCTCGATCCGGGACACGCACCTCGGCCGGATGAAGTTCGTGTTCCTTCTCGATCCGACCTACCGCTACTTCCAGTTCTCGATGTTCTCCGCGGCGCACCTCGAGGCCGCGGTCAACGAGCTGCTGCTGACGTCCTTTCCCGGCCTCGCAGCGATCGCCTATCTCGCGCTCGCGCATCCCCGAGCGGTTCGCCTGCGGGGCGACCGCTTCGCCCTGTTTCTGGCGGCGCTGGCCGTTTCGTTTCAGGTCTTCGCCCTCACCTGGAACCCCGACCTCGGCCCGGCGAACGACTGGGACCTGTTCGCGGTGGTCGGCTACGGCTACGCGCTCCTCGGAGGCTGGCTGCTCGCGCGGAGTTCGGTTCCGTGGCCTGCGCTGCGGTACGCGGTCGTGCCGATCGCTGCGGTGGGCCTCCTCGTCTCCGCGTCGTTCGTCGTGTGGAACCACAGCACCGCCGTCGAAGTGGACAGCGGTCATGCGAGGGCGCACCTCCTCGCCGGCAACGACGCCGTCCGGCGGGGCGATCTGGCGAGCGCCGCGGAGCACTACTCGGAGGCGGTGCGCCTCGATCCCGGAAACGCCATCGCCCACCGGAACCTGGGCGAGACCCTGAGGCGTCTCGGCCGCCGCGAGGAGGCGATCCGCGAGCTGCGCCAAAGCCTCCGGCTCGACCCGGCGGGGCCCTTCGCCGCGAAAGCGCGCCGCTCCCTCGAGGCGCTCGGGGCGGCACCTCCGTGA